In Palaemon carinicauda isolate YSFRI2023 chromosome 38, ASM3689809v2, whole genome shotgun sequence, a single window of DNA contains:
- the LOC137630474 gene encoding fap1 adhesin-like isoform X1, with amino-acid sequence MSSLRLMGKWGVPVATAVAVPIFGPSVFADTGSKDSAKTMSGTSRMIRPSELPIYEEPEEVLDFEYHGRERTSLEETVGAVRGEIEGVFEATRSTRERVVHICETGKAHTMASVDLLKELQIPEASVDMIKNLQLLQVTIDYISDEENMLPRVGAITIGGLAGLVLGARKKGGLAKKAFYTSAGITATASMCYPRQAYQISQQAYGTAKEYANIGYNFVAGVKPQSKVAVHEEPKKEPAVEPVPVAEPSPSPETPPAETASTESEGGEVRSVLPQAIPDEKFPAPVDSLVQQASDVMQWGFRLTDKESNAPSIIPAGVVPPTESLVPEGFGSVSEADNKDIVESATEQVTVPKESGSQTEETEVPDTMEEIVEKIVDDIAEKVGEDIVEDVAVIVKEVAEETLESIEEVAKVADFVENITESVSSTIDVIQEVLESADKAAEEAGLPDTLIDVTEAIVEGVERVVDTVNVIAGKVEDVAEAVVKEVKDLKDDAIELVESEEKREELVDKIIDYVKSPDDEIQKPEEAKEPIAEESKQLIDEKTTEGEGLDAKVSELEGKASLPDQVEVVTEPAPCITEPVAEVTELTVEPEKKPTDESLVEQKTSVSKEDNVQVAVAKQGLFSNILSLFTKDKEEKVIKETPDVCEETAESTDKGSTTGLSEEPTQLEPENTVAPELLPMVEKLAENIVEKAGERVVEEIAEVVEEISKEAEKAAEVIAETAEVVDESGEEAAKCVKAIEVIAEAADEAAKDVPGVPEIVEEISEKIDEIAKESEAVIDTVVAVAEKVEEMAKEIDQEAKIIEAEAAILVESEEKREELVEKVIEFVGEKLSGDSPKEEASSEVLEAKFESQTVKVDESIEPSQLVAENLEAAAADVKKEGLFDKLVNLFKDKDAKMEEPESHIVEDVKELVDGAEQILKPLDDDSGKKPTEEEILKSDEVLDQKPTEEVEEQKPAEEQNTQEVPVSDTVLSKDGGLVGKLIDFFSNDEKSSHAEQVSGKEEEISNTELVTEPVGVVEVPVEATPEVPLDTTPEVVVETTPALLGATTIEVPVERTPEVSVDTPELPVETTPELPVETTPELPVETTPELPVETTPELPVETTPELPVETTPELPVETTPELPEVSVGKESQLGTTVQENSIEAEPEVLPVEKTEDSVVETGTETKSNDGGLIGKLIDFFANDDKTSHSEQVSSKDETSQSELVNEPIGIAEVPLDTAPEAIVETKSEISVEGTPELPLETAPDSTVDTVSEVPIEKESVSEAPVETTVQEPSIQAEEEVLPVEKTDNSVVETATETKNKEGGLVGKLIGFFANDEKTSHAEQVLSKEEESSQLELVTTDTTPGVSLDSTPEAIVETTPDTPVETTPDSPVDVAHEIPTDTVSEVSIEKESSLEAPVETKIQEPSIQAEPVVVPLEQKEDSVVETDDSGKKPTEEEILKSDEVLDQKPTEEVEEQKPAEEQNTQEVPVSDTVLSKDGGLVGKLINFFSNDEKSSHAEQVSGKEEEISNTELVTEPVGVVEVPVEATPEVPLDTTPEVVVETTPELLGATTIEVPVERTPEVSVATPELPVEITSELPVEKTEDSIVETATETKSKEGGLVGKLIGFFANDDKTSHTEQVLGKEEETSQLELVTTDTTPGVSLDSTPEAIVETTPDTPVETTPDSPVDVAHEIPTDTVSEVSIEKESSLETPVETKIQEPSIQAEPEVVPLEHKEDSVVETATETKSKEGGLVGKLIDFFANDDKTSHTEQVSSKDKETSQAELVTEPVSVEEVSVGTIPEVNVEITAEVPVETTSELPVETSPEVLVETTAEVPVETEVKEVKEGLVDKLVNLFSSDKASHTSAETVTDHLVKEEQPLIVPEALEPASEAVVTEEKSAVPEETIAQGLEEGPSVEAEEPIPQIESVESKENADGGLVGKLVSLFSKKEENLKVAEIEIVETLGKVSDDKVTDESDFVIVEHSDVSEAKDIAADSLNVTTEIVDKSSDIAESEVVLASDDSGKTEGLFDRLRNFMSTSEMKEDPKLSDVDETLVSDDKQEVEPEVAELPSDVKVEAKDIITSTATEEASSVSKEGSGGLFSSFGTFFTKEKSEVVESVDDSPPSGELDNKGVEENTQSENVISEPETPTLEVKDKSLFDKIAELISANDDKPEGTSDEALGSITQESQTEPSQEELPQQAPEVDADQQKPLLESSYAETKPSLLDRVTSLFSNESENVPTDKQSAVNEESNESSSSPDSKTPTSDEDADVFVVLSKPSIPVETPAPEDGQKEAEKATGWLQGSWFRSSTSVSEEGKDIIIQVAPETPEKDYGQSNPEDEDMYTTRK; translated from the exons TTACCATCGATTATATCTCAGATGAGGAAAATATGCTCCCTCGTGTTGGCGCTATTACAATTGGTGGCTTAGCTGGCCTTGTTCTTGGAGCTAGAAAGAAAGGTGGCCTAGCAAAGAAGGCATTTTATACATCAGCAGGTATTACCG CCACGGCTTCCATGTGTTATCCACGCCAAGCTTACCAGATCTCTCAACAAGCATATGGGACTGCCAAAGAATATGCAAACATCGGATACAACTTTGTTGCTGGAG TGAAACCACAGTCAAAAGTTGCAGTACATGAAGAACCCAAAAAGGAGCCTGCAGTAGAACCAGTCCCAGTTGCAGAACCATCTCCAAGCCCGGAAACGCCACCAGCAGAAACTGCATCAActgagtctgagggtggtgaggtAAGAAGTGTGTTACCCCAGGCTATTCCTGACGAGAAGTTCCCTGCCCCTGTTGACAGTTTAGTACAGCAGGCAAGTGATGTAATGCAGTGGGGCTTTAGACTAACAGATAAAGAAAGTAATGCTCCAAGCATAATTCCTGCTGGTGTAGTTCCCCCTACTGAATCATTGGTACCAGAAGGTTTTGGTTCTGTTAGCGAGGCCGATAACAAAGACATTGTTGAAAGTGCTACTGAACAAGTTACAGTTCCTAAGGAGTCTGGTAGTCAAACAGAGGAAACAGAAGTTCCAGATACGATGGAGGAAATTGTTGAGAAGATTGTAGATGACATTGCAGAGAAAGTTGGGGAAGATATAGTGGAAGATGTAGCAGTTATTGTTAAAGAAGTTGCAGAGGAAACCTTAGAGAGTATTGAAGAAGTGGCCAAAGTAGCAGACTTTGTTGAAAACATTACTGAAAGTGTGTCATCAACAATTGATGTAATTCAAGAAGTTCTAGAATCTGCAGATAAAGCTGCAGAGGAGGCAGGGTTACCTGATACTCTCATAGATGTCACTGAGGCTATTGTGGAAGGAGTGGAGAGAGTAGTTGATACTGTTAATGTTATAGCAGGGAAAGTTGAAGACGTAGCAGAAGCTGTTGTAAAAGAAGTAAAAGATTTAAAAGATGACGCCATTGAGTTGGTAGAGAGTGAAGAAAAACGAGAAGAATTGGTTGATAAAATTATTGATTATGTAAAATCACCTGATGATGAAATCCAAAAACCTGAGGAGGCTAAAGAACCAATTGCAGAAGAGTCTAAACAACTGATTGATGAAAAAACTACTGAAGGGGAGGGGTTAGATGCAAAGGTATCTGAACTTGAAGGTAAGGCTTCCTTGCCAGACCAAGTAGAAGTAGTAACAGAACCAGCCCCTTGTATCACAGAACCTGTTGCAGAAGTGACAGAACTTACAGTAGAACCAGAAAAGAAACCGACTGATGAATCGTTAGTGGAACAGAAGACAAGCGTTTCTAAAGAAGATAATGTCCAAGTAGCTGTTGCAAAGCAGGGCCTTTTTAGTAATATATTGAGCCTTTTTACAAAAGATAAAGAGGAGAAGGTAATTAAAGAAACTCCAGATGTCTGTGAAGAAACTGCAGAATCTACTGATAAAGGCTCGACTACTGGTCTTTCAGAGGAACCAACCCAACTTGAACCTGAAAACACTGTTGCACCAGAACTTTTACCTATGGTAGAAAAATTGGCTGAAAATATTGTTGAGAAAGCTGGTGAAAGGGTGGTAGAAGAGATTGCTGAGGTCGTTGAGGAAATATCAAAGGAGGCAGAAAAAGCTGCTGAAGTAATTGCTGAGACTGCTGAAGTTGTAGATGAGTCTGGAGAAGAAGCAGCAAAATGTGTAAAAGCAATTGAGGTCATTGCAGAAGCTGCTGATGAAGCTGCCAAAGATGTGCCTGGTGTCCCTGAAATTGTAGAAGAAATATCTGAAAAGATTGATGAGATTGCCAAAGAATCAGAAGCTGTTATTGATACTGTAGTTGCAGTAGCAGAAAAAGTTGAAGAAATGGCCAAAGAAATAGATCAAGAAGCCAAAATTATTGAAGCAGAGGCAGCCATATTAGTGGAGAGTGAAGAGAAGAGAGAGGAGCTTGTTGAAAAGGTGATTGAATTTGTTGGTGAAAAACTGTCAGGTGACTCTCCCAAAGAAGAGGCTTCAAGTGAAGTTCTTGAAGCCAAGTTTGAGTCTCAAACTGTCAAAGTTGATGAAAGTATTGAACCCTCCCAGTTAGTTGCAGAAAATTTagaggctgctgctgctgatgttaAGAAAGAAGGCTTGTTTGATAAATTGGTAAACCTGTTTAAAGACAAAGATGCCAAAATGGAGGAACCTGAAAGTCATATAGTAGAGGATGTAAAAGAATTAGTTGATGGTGCTGAACAAATCTTGAAGCCTTTGGATGATGATAGTGGAAAGAAGCCTACTGAAGAAGAAATTCTAAAATCTGATGAAGTACTTGATCAGAAACCTACAGAGGAAGTTGAAGAGCAAAAACCTGCTGAAGAACAGAATACACAAGAGGTACCTGTGAGTGATACAGTGTTAAGCAAAGATGGGGGATTGGTCGGCAAATTAATCGATTTCTTCTCTAATGATGAAAAAAGTTCACATGCTGAACAGGTATCAGGCAAAGAAGAAGAGATTTCAAATACAGAGTTGGTCACTGAACCTGTAGGAGTAGTAGAGGTACCTGTAGAGGCTACACCTGAGGTACCTTTGGACACTACTCCAGAGGTAGTTGTTGAAACTACACCAGCATTACTTGGTGCAACTACAATTGAGGTACCTGTTGAAAGGACACCTGAAGTATCGGTGGATACTCCTGAATTGCCTGTGGAAACAACTCCTGAGTTACCCGTGGAAACAACTCCTGAGTTACCCGTGGAAACAACTCCTGAGTTACCCGTGGAAACAACTCCTGAGTTACCCGTGGAAACAACTCCTGAATTACCTGTGGAAACAACTCCTGAGTTACCTGTGGAAACAACTCCTGAGTTACCCGAGGTATCTGTTGGAAAAGAGTCCCAGTTAGGAACAACAGTACAAGAAAATTCCATTGAGGCTGAACCAGAAGTATTACCTGTGGAAAAAACAGAAGATTCAGTTGTTGAGACTGGTACAGAAACTAAGAGCAATGATGGGGGTTTAATTGGCAAATTGATAGATTTCTTTGCTAATGATGATAAAACCTCCCATTCTGAACAGGTATCAAGCAAAGATGAAACTTCACAATCGGAGTTGGTTAATGAACCTATTGGTATAGCAGAGGTACCTTTGGACACTGCTCCTGAGGCAATTGTTGAAACTAAGTCAGAGATATCTGTGGAAGGTACTCCTGAGTTACCTTTGGAAACTGCACCTGATTCAACTGTTGATACAGTATCAGAGGTACCCATTGAAAAAGAGTCTGTTTCAGAAGCTCCTGTAGAGACAACAGTACAGGAACCTTCCATTCAGGCTGAAGAAGAGGTATTGCCTGTGGAGAAAACAGACAATTCTGTTGTAGAAACTGCTACAGAAACTAAGAACAAAGAAGGGGGTTTAGTTGGAAAATTGATTGGTTTCTTTGCTAATGATGAGAAAACCTCCCATGCTGAACAGGTATTGAGCAAAGAAGAGGAGTCCTCACAATTAGAGTTGGTTACTACAGACACTACACCTGGTGTGTCTTTGGATTCTACTCCTGAAGCAATTGTTGAAACCACGCCAGACACACCTGTGGAAACTACACCTGATTCACCTGTGGATGTTGCACATGAGATACCTACTGATACAGTATCAGAGGTATCCATTGAAAAAGAGTCCAGTTTAGAAGCCCCTGTAGAGACAAAAATACAAGAACCTTCCATTCAGGCTGAACCAGTAGTAGTTCCTTTGGAACAAAAAGAAGATTCAGTTGTAGAGACTGATGATAGTGGAAAGAAGCCTACTGAAGAAGAAATTCTAAAATCTGATGAAGTACTTGATCAGAAACCTACAGAGGAAGTTGAAGAGCAAAAACCTGCTGAAGAACAGAATACACAAGAGGTACCTGTGAGTGATACAGTGTTAAGCAAAGATGGGGGATTAGTCGGCAAATTAATCAATTTCTTCTCTAATGATGAAAAAAGTTCTCATGCTGAACAGGTATCAGGCAAAGAAGAAGAGATTTCAAATACAGAATTGGTCACTGAACCTGTAGGAGTAGTAGAGGTACCTGTAGAGGCTACACCTGAGGTACCTTTGGACACTACTCCAGAGGTAGTTGTTGAAACTACACCAGAATTACTTGGTGCAACTACAATTGAGGTACCTGTTGAAAGGACACCTGAAGTATCGGTGGCTACTCCTGAATTACCTGTGGAAATTACATCTGAGTTACCTGTGGAAAAAACAGAAGATTCAATTGTAGAGACTGCTACAGAAACTAAAAGTAAAGAGGGGGGTTTAGTTGGCAAATTGATTGGTTTCTTTGCCAATGATGATAAGACCTCCCATACTGAACAGGTATTGGGCAAAGAAGAGGAGACCTCACAATTAGAGTTGGTTACTACAGACACTACACCTGGTGTGTCTTTGGACTCTACTCCTGAAGCAATTGTTGAAACCACGCCAGACACACCTGTGGAAACTACACCTGATTCACCTGTGGATGTTGCACATGAGATACCTACTGATACAGTATCAGAGGTATCCATTGAAAAAGAGTCCAGTTTAGAAACCCCTGTAGAGACAAAAATACAAGAACCTTCCATTCAGGCTGAACCAGAAGTAGTTCCTTTGGAACATAAAGAAGATTCAGTTGTAGAGACTGCTACAGAAACTAAGAGCAAAGAAGGGGGTTTAGTTGGCAAATTGATTGATTTCTTTGCCAATGATGATAAGACCTCCCATACTGAACAGGTATCAAGCAAAGACAAGGAGACTTCACAAGCAGAGTTGGTCACTGAACCTGTAAGTGTAGAAGAGGTATCTGTGGGTACAATTCCTGAAGTAAATGTTGAAATTACAGCTGAGGTGCCTGTGGAAACTACATCTGAGCTGCCTGTGGAAACTTCACCTGAGGTACTTGTTGAAACTACAGCTGAGGTACCTGTGGAGACAGAAGTTAAAGAGGTGAAGGAAGGACTTGTAGATAAGTTAGTTAATCTATTTTCAAGTGATAAAGCCTCTCATACTTCTGCAGAAACAGTGACAGACCATCTAGTTAAAGAGGAGCAACCTCTCATTGTACCTGAAGCATTAGAGCCAGCGAGTGAGGCTGTAGTTACAGAGGAGAAATCTGCTGTTCCTGAAGAAACCATCGCCCAAGGCCTAGAGGAAGGTCCAAGTGTAGAAGCAGAAGAGCCCATACCTCAGATAGAATCCGTTGAAAGTAAGGAGAATGCAGATGGTGGGTTAGTTGGTAAACTAGTGAGTCTTTTCtctaaaaaggaagaaaatttgaaAGTTGCAGAAATTGAGATTGTGGAGACTCTAGGAAAAGTGTCTGATGACAAAGTTACAGATGAATCAGACTTTGTTATTGTTGAGCACAGTGATGTTTCAGAAGCCAAGGATATTGCTGCTGATTCATTGAATGTGACAACAGAGATAGTTGACAAGTCCAGTGATATTGCTGAAAGTGAGGTTGTCTTGGCAAGTGATGATTCAGGAAAAACAGAAGGACTGTTTGATAGATTACGTAATTTTATGTCCACGTCTGAAATGAAAGAAGACCCAAAATTGTCAGATGTAGATGAAACATTAGTTTCAGATGATAAACAAGAGGTAGAACCTGAAGTAGCAGAGTTACCAAGTGATGTAAAGGTCGAGGCAAAAGACATAATTACAAGTACGGCTACTGAAGAAGCCTCGTCCGTTTCTAAGGAAGGAAGTGGAGGATTGTTTTCATCATTTGGAACCTTTTTCACTAAAGAGAAAAGTGAAGTAGTGGAAAGTGTTGATGACTCTCCCCCTTCAGGTGAACTAGACAATAAAGGTGTTGAAGAAAATACTCAAAGTGAGAATGTAATATCTGAGCCAGAAACTCCAACACTGGAAGTAAAAGATAAATCTCTCTTTGATAAAATTGCAGAATTAATATCTGCTAATGACGACAAGCCAGAAGGCACTTCAGATGAAGCTCTTGGAAGCATAACTCAGGAAAGTCAGACTGAGCCTTCACAAGAAGAACTACCTCAGCAAGCTCCAGAAGTAGATGCAGACCAGCAGAAACCATTGTTGGAGTCATCATATGCAGAAACGAAGCCTTCACTTCTTGATCGAGTAACCAGTTTATTTTCTAATGAGAGTGAAAATGTACCCACTGATAAACAATCTGCTGTGAATGAAGAAAGCAATGAAAGCTCAAGTAGTCCAGACAGTAAGACACCCACAAGTGATGAAGATGCTGATGTTTTCGTTGTATTATCAAAACCCTCCATTCCTGTAGAAACTCCAGCACCAGAGGATGGCCAAAAGGAAGCTGAGAAGGCGACTGGCTGGCTCCAAGGAAGCTGGTTTAGG agcAGCACTTCAGTGTCAGAGGAAGGGAAGGACATTATCATCCAAGTGGCACCAGAAACTCCTGAGAAAGATTACGGCCAATCTAACCCTGAAGACGAAGATATGTACACAACTAGAAAGTAA